In a genomic window of Leifsonia xyli subsp. cynodontis DSM 46306:
- a CDS encoding glycosyltransferase has product MIGFLKALTFLLGASFFAYVLFILIPHLTHRKTALGDPADFQWHFFVPCRDEAAVIERTVEAARRDFPAVHVWVVDDHSDDDTGRIVEEIARRDPRVHLVARRRPEARTGKGDALNAAYDALNAFLPADADRERIIVMVLDADGELSPRALAMMASADVFLDPGVGGAQVVVWMKNRHERRPRPGRGWLGNLSGRFLVKLQDIEFRTIIAAMQSLRARTGTVGLGGNGQFARLSVLDLIRASHDRPWHGALLEDYELGLHIHLHGYRIAHVGNAHVSQEALPSFRRFLTQRTRWAQGNIQCVKYVRDAFRSAHVTNVGLLEIGYYLVLPFLQLCGLAAFAVMIVTALLGLTKLGAGLPGGDRLIWLAVFWIVFSVVPFAVWGFVYRRRCERISFLGALGWGLGVSVYVLYMYVVIPRAFWRILTGRSGWLKTRRNAETSTGPTALDH; this is encoded by the coding sequence GTGATCGGCTTCCTCAAAGCGCTCACGTTCCTGCTCGGGGCGTCGTTCTTCGCCTACGTTCTGTTCATCCTGATCCCGCACCTCACCCACCGGAAGACCGCGCTGGGCGACCCGGCTGACTTTCAGTGGCACTTCTTCGTGCCGTGCCGGGACGAAGCGGCTGTGATCGAGCGGACCGTCGAGGCGGCCCGCCGGGACTTCCCCGCGGTGCATGTGTGGGTCGTCGACGACCACAGCGACGACGACACCGGGCGCATCGTCGAGGAGATCGCGCGCCGGGACCCGCGGGTCCACCTCGTCGCCCGTCGCCGTCCCGAGGCGAGGACGGGGAAAGGCGATGCGCTCAACGCGGCCTACGACGCGCTGAACGCCTTCCTGCCCGCCGACGCGGACCGCGAGCGGATCATCGTGATGGTGCTCGACGCCGACGGCGAGCTCTCGCCCCGGGCGCTGGCCATGATGGCGTCCGCCGATGTGTTCCTCGACCCGGGCGTCGGCGGGGCTCAGGTGGTGGTGTGGATGAAGAACCGCCACGAGCGCAGACCGAGACCCGGCCGCGGGTGGCTCGGGAACCTCTCCGGCCGCTTCCTGGTGAAGCTGCAGGACATCGAGTTCCGCACCATCATCGCCGCCATGCAGTCGCTGCGCGCGAGGACCGGTACCGTCGGGCTCGGCGGGAACGGCCAGTTCGCGCGGCTGTCCGTGCTCGACCTCATTCGGGCGAGTCACGACCGGCCCTGGCATGGCGCGCTGCTGGAGGACTACGAACTCGGGCTGCACATCCACCTGCACGGCTACCGCATCGCCCACGTCGGCAACGCCCACGTCTCGCAGGAGGCGCTGCCCAGCTTCCGCCGGTTCCTCACGCAGCGCACGCGCTGGGCGCAGGGCAACATCCAGTGCGTGAAGTATGTGCGCGACGCCTTTCGCTCGGCGCATGTGACGAATGTGGGGCTGCTCGAGATCGGCTACTACCTCGTGCTGCCGTTCCTGCAACTGTGCGGGCTGGCGGCGTTCGCCGTGATGATCGTCACCGCTCTGCTCGGCCTGACGAAGCTCGGGGCGGGCCTGCCCGGCGGGGACCGCCTGATCTGGCTCGCGGTGTTCTGGATCGTCTTCTCGGTGGTGCCGTTCGCCGTGTGGGGGTTCGTGTACCGGCGGCGCTGCGAGCGGATCTCGTTCCTCGGTGCTCTCGGCTGGGGACTCGGAGTGTCCGTTTACGTGCTGTACATGTACGTGGTCATCCCCCGCGCGTTCTGGCGCATCCTGACGGGTCGCAGCGGGTGGCTGAAGACCCGGCGCAACGCGGAGACATCCACGGGGCCGACCGCCCTCGACCACTGA
- a CDS encoding helix-turn-helix transcriptional regulator has translation MFLFSRELAVLSSAVREKRPAHVIGPAGMGATTLLGRLRSRLDVEGYTVVAIDGAPYSSRGGALSAAEAGRSRAAPPSLLSRVDSLAQELLANDLRALIVDGIENVDGGTLRIIQAAATRTETPVVYSRGVAVSALMRSDVRYCRFPGTRLRLRPLDFTTTATLVADRLAGRPDVEVVSNVLSLSSGITGLILAIVDGVRDDGLVRLHEGRWLMTGRGLWSSGVEAWVERGLARLDLTTFEAIRHLALAHDSRPWAPCPLVAHEMLKDLEARGFLSVVDGPDGLGIRLLPPAMADYFRFTVGRDSALESCPCGGSAPAGLRADDHTASLVRSTRGRSTRTRDERAAEWAAAPSAATALPYLEALLETPRGAGDVERVFAGTPIASAATPEDALDLVLLRASAEGSLTRPVPERLDELTQLFPALRPALDLFARVLTEGSSAVDASPATMTMLRSLGVSAESLCVAALAYVALLEGDVREAAYWEGRVPACPLLAVERLVGAVRALVPLARGDFGLALAGSMRSLEIARAEEELTGILLNSYYAALALLALGRWTEALDVADTALAYGPPGPAHTGFYRALLWLASLVNHWLGENRLATLLEAQASTLVVTDDALPAMQGDVGSILRSLIGGEKAAAMSELRRLAACLAGERNLLTAIFTLVVGLCIWPEPPTFAQLGELASNALGVPRWPLVDLVRASFEEPDQLASLAETIGRTPHSALAALVLAARVRQECGQRSELAEAIGAALLVLVRDEPLPGLRDPEDDAGQRQRTESLTPRETQVALLAATLPNTAVASMLGIGVRTIENHIHSALKKTGARNRQELFARLRGTS, from the coding sequence ATGTTCTTGTTCTCCCGTGAACTCGCCGTGCTCTCCTCCGCCGTCCGCGAGAAGCGCCCGGCCCATGTGATCGGCCCGGCGGGCATGGGCGCGACCACACTGCTCGGCCGCCTCCGGAGCCGGCTCGACGTGGAGGGCTACACCGTTGTGGCGATCGACGGTGCGCCCTATTCGTCCCGAGGCGGAGCGCTTTCCGCTGCCGAAGCCGGCCGGTCCCGGGCAGCGCCCCCGTCACTGCTCTCCCGGGTCGACTCGCTCGCCCAGGAACTGCTCGCCAACGATCTGCGTGCCCTCATCGTCGACGGCATAGAGAATGTTGACGGCGGCACCCTCCGGATCATCCAGGCCGCGGCGACGCGCACCGAGACTCCGGTGGTCTACTCCCGCGGGGTCGCGGTGAGCGCGCTGATGCGCTCCGATGTCCGCTACTGCCGCTTCCCCGGCACCCGTCTGCGTCTGCGGCCCCTCGACTTCACGACGACCGCGACGCTCGTCGCCGACCGGCTGGCCGGCCGGCCGGATGTCGAGGTCGTCTCGAACGTCCTCTCCCTCTCCAGCGGCATCACCGGGCTCATCCTCGCGATCGTCGACGGCGTCCGCGACGATGGTCTGGTCCGGCTGCACGAGGGACGATGGCTGATGACCGGCCGCGGCCTGTGGAGCAGCGGGGTGGAGGCGTGGGTCGAGCGCGGCCTCGCGCGCCTCGATCTGACGACCTTCGAGGCGATCCGGCATCTCGCGCTCGCCCACGATTCGCGACCCTGGGCGCCCTGTCCGCTCGTCGCGCACGAGATGCTGAAGGACCTGGAGGCGCGCGGCTTCCTCTCGGTCGTCGACGGTCCGGACGGGCTGGGCATCCGGCTGCTCCCTCCGGCGATGGCGGACTACTTCCGCTTCACGGTCGGCAGAGACAGCGCTCTGGAGTCCTGCCCCTGTGGCGGCAGCGCCCCGGCCGGCCTCCGCGCAGACGACCACACGGCCAGCCTGGTGCGCAGCACGCGCGGCCGCAGCACACGCACCAGAGACGAACGGGCAGCCGAGTGGGCGGCCGCTCCGTCGGCCGCCACCGCACTGCCCTACTTGGAAGCGCTTCTGGAGACGCCGCGAGGAGCCGGAGACGTCGAGCGTGTGTTCGCCGGCACGCCGATCGCGTCCGCGGCGACGCCGGAGGACGCCCTCGACCTCGTCCTCCTCCGCGCCTCCGCCGAGGGGAGCCTCACACGCCCGGTCCCGGAACGCCTCGATGAGCTCACCCAGCTCTTCCCGGCGCTGCGTCCGGCCCTGGACCTGTTCGCCCGGGTGCTGACCGAGGGCTCGTCCGCAGTCGACGCTTCGCCCGCGACGATGACGATGCTGCGCTCTCTGGGGGTGTCGGCCGAGTCGCTGTGCGTCGCCGCCCTCGCCTACGTCGCGCTGCTGGAGGGCGATGTGAGGGAGGCCGCCTACTGGGAGGGACGTGTTCCCGCGTGTCCCCTGCTCGCGGTCGAGCGCCTGGTCGGTGCGGTGCGTGCCCTCGTCCCGCTCGCGCGGGGAGATTTCGGGCTGGCCCTGGCCGGAAGCATGCGCTCCCTGGAGATCGCTCGCGCCGAGGAGGAGCTCACCGGCATCCTGCTCAACTCTTACTACGCAGCGCTGGCGCTCCTCGCCCTCGGGCGCTGGACCGAAGCGCTCGATGTGGCGGACACGGCGCTGGCGTACGGGCCGCCGGGCCCGGCGCACACCGGCTTCTACCGCGCGCTGCTGTGGCTGGCGTCTCTCGTCAACCACTGGCTCGGGGAGAACCGGCTCGCCACCCTGCTGGAGGCACAGGCATCGACGCTGGTGGTGACCGATGACGCGCTCCCCGCCATGCAGGGCGATGTCGGCTCCATCCTGCGCTCCCTCATCGGCGGCGAGAAGGCGGCGGCCATGTCCGAGCTGCGCCGCCTCGCTGCCTGCCTGGCCGGCGAGCGCAACCTGCTGACAGCGATCTTCACCCTGGTCGTGGGCTTGTGCATCTGGCCCGAGCCGCCCACCTTCGCTCAACTCGGCGAACTCGCCTCGAACGCGCTGGGCGTGCCCCGCTGGCCGCTCGTCGACCTGGTGAGGGCATCGTTCGAGGAACCCGATCAGCTGGCCTCTCTCGCGGAGACGATCGGCCGCACGCCGCACAGTGCGCTGGCCGCGCTCGTCCTCGCGGCGCGGGTGCGGCAGGAATGCGGCCAGCGCTCGGAGCTTGCGGAGGCGATCGGCGCCGCTCTGCTCGTGCTCGTGCGCGACGAACCCCTCCCTGGCCTGCGAGACCCCGAGGACGACGCGGGCCAGCGGCAGCGGACCGAGTCGCTGACCCCGAGGGAGACCCAGGTCGCGCTCCTCGCCGCGACCCTCCCGAACACCGCCGTGGCCTCGATGCTCGGGATCGGTGTGCGCACGATCGAGAACCACATCCACAGCGCCCTCAAGAAGACCGGCGCGAGGAACCGGCAGGAACTGTTCGCGCGGCTGCGCGGAACGTCCTGA